DNA from Centroberyx gerrardi isolate f3 chromosome 20, fCenGer3.hap1.cur.20231027, whole genome shotgun sequence:
TATTAATAGCCTAACATAATAGcctcaaactgaaaaaaaatatgaaactcaaaataaaaatgtcaggGCATGGCTAACttgaacaaattaaaaatacCTGGATacaagaaaatgacaaattacAAATCTGCAGATCAACAGGTCATGCATTTGATATTGTATATAAAAAAGAGATCCACACATAACAGTGTCTATTAAAAGCTATTGAAAGagtatacatttacatttacaaaaacatttgaaagaACAAAACAGTTTTATTCAGGCCGTTCGGAGTCTATGagataaataagtaaaaatctGTGCAAAATGATGTTGGGCTGCTGCCTCTAAGGCTAATAAGGTATAAAAGTAGACTGGCTCAAAGCCATCTATAAactgaattgggagccagtatTAACTGGACTGATACATTAATTTCTAGAAAATCTAGTTAGGAGCCTTGATGCAGCATGTtgcatattgaaaaatattctTCTATTCTGTGGAATAGAAGAATATTTAGAAGCGGGATGAATTATaaccattttaaatgagaagAAACAACACTGGGGTTACTAAAAACTGCTAAAAGATTGCCTCAATGTGTTTCCCAGTTAGGTTAATATACTGAACAAGCCTGTTGACTTGATCAAAACTGCATGTAAATAATTTCTAGGCTTCTTTCTGGCTACTGAATTGTTGTTCAATAGACTTTCTCAGGCTACCAGGAGGGAACACGCCCTCTGCTGTGAAAGTACTGCGCCACACCCACAACTGATGTTAGGCTCAGCAGCCAATTTATAGTGTCAGACTTGTTTGACTGGTTAGGAAAGTTAGCTGCATAGTCATTCTTGGTTTAATGGGCATGGCAAACCCCGAGGCTTAACAGATCCAAAATGTTAATTTGTCATTCAATTCAAAAGCATGAGAATACCTTACTGTTTGGAGACTACGGTTATTTGCTCCTGCTTTCCACATAGATAACTAATGTGCCTTTTCGCTTTACCTTATATACGTGCGGCACTCCTTAGTTCAACTGAAATGACACTGGAAATCCGTGCAGAGCCAGAGTGGGGAAGACGAAGTAAACAAACAAGCTTGCTAACAAGCTAGCGTTAGTACAAGTGTTGATCAGGTCAATACGACCACAGACATGTGAGCAAATGAAGCCGCAGCCATTTCCACCTCGAAATAAGAAACTATGCAGCCAGATGAAAAGGTTCGAGCGACTCGTATTTCTTGAAACTGCTATCTACAACTTTGAACTATAACGCATAGTCGACTGGCTAACTGCTAACAACCTAGCTTCTTAGCTTGACAGGCGCATCGCCAACAATCTTCCGGAGTTTCCTGCTATTTTGACTTGAGTTCCTCCTACAATTTTGTGTTGTAAGCCAAGCCCAGCCTTTGTTGACACACTCTCCAAAACTTGTTTATTTCACAGCcaaaacaaatatgtttttgtatgaAAGAAAAAGTACATAGTGTTTTTGCATgaaagaaaaagtaaatacaatgTTTTTGCATAAACAAAAACGTAATTACAAAGGTAATTACAAAGTATGATGTAGGCAAGTCCATTTTCTTgtagaaaaatgtattaatgttCCGCTTTCTGATCCTCGCTTTGTTTTGAAGATGGCACTTCTAAGGCAACAGGCGGACTGGGGGCATTGTGGGAATGTTTGGACCTTTTGCCCCTGTGAACCATTTCCCCTCCGTTCTCCCCTTCCTCGCGCTCCAGCCTGCCTCTTTTCACAAAATGGTCTATCCTGGACTCCAGGCTCTCGCAGCACGGACGCTCCAGCAAGGGCCGATAGTTCCTTTGTCTGCTGCCCTCTATCAGCCAGCAATGGTTGGAGGACATCCCACCTGTGGTTGGAGAGGGGTGaaaaaaattatacattttaaacCCTAAAGAAAGTTGAGTAATTCTACCTTATATAATATTTTACCTACACCTGAACTATTATGCATAATGGCAACCTCCAGGTTTGCAAGTCTGACATAATTCCTCATTCGTTTTATCCCACATTGTGATAAGTTCCTAATGAAAACACTGGGCTACTGTGCTCAGaccaaaatgtcaaggtattaTCCTTATATCAAATGTCTATTTGAAAACTCATGTACCCATTTTCAAGTTCCTGGTGAAAAAACTTTAAAAGACTGAAACTCCAAATGTCAAGATGTTCCTCAAGTCTTACTGAATCCTACTGAACGTCTCACCTATGGCCTCCAAACCCTGGATCATCCCATGGAGGACGTGGGTCTTGACTGTGCTCTGGGTCCAGTGCTGCTGCAGTGTAGCCAGGGCATGGTTCACCTCTTCAGGCTCCTGCTGCCAGCTCAGCCCTTCAAAGTGGCAGTCGTGCAGCACCAGGGGGTAGTCTACTGCCATgctggagagaagaagaaggaaaaagttGAAGTAGAATTCATACTGATGCAATCGTTTAACAGTATTATCCTCATCATTTCACAAAGCCTCAGACAGCATCAGTTGGGTATTAGTGATTTAGTTCTTTAGGTGGTTCAATTCCTCACACATGAGCTCACCTGTATTGGGGTTTCCTGGGGTTACTGTCAACATCCAGCAGCTGTCTGATTATCTCCGGGGTTTCCAACTTCTGCCCTATCAGGAGCAGCACTGCCATCATGCAGCGGACCTGCAGAGCAAGTAACACAACAGATATTTCACTGGCTGATAATAAGATACTGCAAATGCTCTTGATCAAAGCAGTCAcatatggaaagagattagtgcccgCAGACATTCGTCATGCTCACACTGAACTCAAagaatgatttttaaaaaataaatgaattcaaaaaCTTTTTAAAGACACAATTTTAAAtgcaatgaatgaatgcaatggcttgaaattgaatgtgaacTTTTATCTctgattttaaattcagttttgtcAATAAAAATTTAGTTTTCTTAATTCATTTTTTGTCACttgtcactttttccaaaacGTGGAATCGGTCATTTTCGAACAAAAACCCTTGAGTTAGTGTCTCTCCACACCTGATGGTAAAGGAAGGCTAGTCCTTTGATCTCAAATATGAAGAGGTCATATGGGTCCGTGCTGGAGATGTGTTGAGGCTGGACAGGCTTGACCGAGGCCGACAAGATGGTCCTCTGGAACTGCAGCACTCCATTGCCCACGTCCATTTTGCACAGGTTGCGGAAGTCGTGGGTGCCTTCATAGCTGTTGGGTGTCAAGAGGATCACAAGTGAGAACTGTGACTTCATGGGATGAGAGAACATaatgtcttcttctttcctttgcATTCCCCCTCCTCTAAGCGCTACTTCTCACCTGCCTAAGCCACTGACTTCAATCAGCACTTGATGAACACTGGCTTACTATTGTGAAGGCAAACTACTGGCAGATCTTTTGTAAACATCTCATGGCTAAACCACATAGACTGCAATGGCCATTTTATAATCCCAAAGGTCCTTGGGTTGAGGATGGCATATGGTGGTTGAGGAGGGATATGGCAATGCTTTTTTCTTACACTTTTATATTCCTGATATAATTATGTATACTGATGTTTCTTAGAAGGGACAAGGGAGTCTAGATGTTAGTTCAGTCTtaatttgtgaacatgaacaggTTTCTCCTACAGCTAGAAGGAAAAGACCCAAAACTCCCTTGATGACAACTTCATGGAAAGTGCCCAGGATGATCTTACTGGGATGTGGGCACATTTTATGGTTCATACCTGCACtacattaaaatgtgtgtcatttgaatggaaaagcTCCAAAAAACATTCGACGcatccaaaaataaaatttgtCTCTCAGCAGCCCCAAGACCAAATTCTCTGGTTTCAAGACTGGGGAGAGAGTCCATGTCCTCACATGCAGGTTAAACTGCCTAAGACATACATTTTTGCTTTAGTTATACAGATTATTATGAATTAGAAAAAAAACTCATAAAAAACAGACTGAGGAACCAATGTGTGTTTATTAGTTTGTGTCTCCACCCACCTTTTTGCAGCATCTGCCATCAACACCACATCCAAGGCCCCGCGGGGGAAGTAGTACCGGTATGTCCGGGACTGACAGTCAAAGCGTGCGCTGAAACCCTCTGCCACTGGTGCCCAGTCCAGGATCCTAATGTCCTGGGGCAGGACTCTGTTCAGCATCTTGCCATATGGCAGCTCAGAGCCAACAGCCTTTGTCTTGGCACTGGCGTCAACATTGGCTGGGAGCGTGACACCCAATCCTCCACCAAACTGTGTGGAGCGCAGATCTATGGTTATGacctggaggaaaaaaacaacatacttaACTATGTACAATTACAGAGATATTTGTTTGTGCAAGCGTAGCGCGCAAAAAGTGTACTGTCCCTCATCtttattcatatttgcatattaatgaggaaaaacagattttcttggaACTAacataactccttaatgctttaatgTACAGAGTttatattaataccacccatgtgttatgcgAAGACAAgttgacagaaatatttgcaaatTAATTCACTTTATTAATGACCTAATTAGCATAATTGTACTGAGATGTCATCTGATTTTTATGCTTCTTATTTgttggtactgtgtgtgtgtttttatgcacATATCTGTGCAACGCCATGCTCACTGACTCTGCAAACAGTGTCCCTATGAAGACAAATGAATTTAACTTGAGTCTCAGTGAACTCACTTGGGAAAAGGCACTGACTCCCTTATCGGTGCGGCCACACCGGTGATAGTTGGAGCTCTGTCGATCCTGTATCAGCCGCGTCTTCACCAGAGCCTCGAACAGTCTGGCCTCCACTGTGTTGTCCGTGTTCTCCTGAACCGCGAACCCCTGGTAGGCCCAGCCCAGGTACGCCAGCCGCAGAGCCACGTGGCGCCGGGGGTGGGCAGAGAAGTCAAAAGGACGCTCTTTGCTCGCTTTCTTACCCCTTTTTCTGCTGGTGCCACCATCAGGCTTACAGTCTGTCTTTTCATCAGGACCTGGCTCGGCCATCATCTCATCCCCAGCTCCACTCCTCAATCTCAGCTGGGACCTgagcctctccacctctccctccaggtCCTTTATTCGCTGGATTAAGTCGTCTGACATGCTTCTTATAGTCAATGGCGAGTGCTTTGAGAGAGTAGATATGCCTGCAAGAATGAAAAAGTACCATGGTTAGCCAATGCATTACATCCAATAAGACCTGGCACTCTACTGAGCAAGATACTTACTATgtgtttatacttttacttacaGTGTCTAAGAAATCTACTCACTATATGTTCATACTTTTGCTTTACACAGTATTGAATTTGACCCCCAGTGTTTAGGCAGTTAGTGTTTGAAACAAGTCAACTAATGTTGACTAGCTTGTTAccgttgcacacacacagctttttggCTCGTATTGTAGATGGTAGCAGGATTGCAACAATGTGAGGTCGTCGTAAATAACATCGCAATAAAACAGTGTCTTTACCTTTACTCTGAGGTGCACCCTTTTCCCGATAAACTGATAAACAGTGCTTTATCCAGTGTGATAGGCTGCTGGCGCACACATGCTTCCTCTCATGCTGATGTGGGAGCTGAGTCGGACAAAGATTGAGCACGGACTCATTTCCTGTGGGGGGGTTCTGGGAAATGTTGTTTACCTGTAACTGCTTCGgcttctgaaactgctgataaaaatgtgttttgtgtcaaGGTAAGGTTTTCAACTTTctaagatttatttttaaacttttttttattattatgacgAGTCCCGGCTTTGCAGCTTGGGCAGAGAGAAGAATGAATTTACATCAAAATTATTTGTATCATACGTAGCCTAAAACTTGAGACTTATTTTCAGGTGGAGGGGTTCTTTACAAtgcaatactaatactaatactggtACTGATATTGAAACCAATACTACTgcttacagtaataataattatatataacGTATATGTAGTCTAGGTTTATAACACTTTTCCAAAagtttacaaagcactttataGATAAACCCAAGtcataaaatagaaataaagaaaagaaatcatgggcaaaaaaaaaaacattgaagaAGAGCACATTTGTAAAAGTATATCTTAAAGCTGcaagatgtttatgtaaaaatacacctgtcatGTCACCTGATtgatttgcccaaatgaaattctggttaTTTACAGTAATCATTAAATGTCAAACAAATGACATGTAACATCTTTCTACTCTTAGTCTCAATAAGTAGTGCTGCTAAAAGATTAGAGGTGTTTTCTGTATCATGTCATAGAAAAACATAACTTACCATGATGCTCACAGctgttttcagttgttttccAAGACACAGACAATAGGCCAATAGAAAGAacaaatcattttcaaaaatgacTGGGCACACAAAGTTAAATCAAGTACATATattaatcatttttatttcacagcTGAGAAAAGGCAGTTTCAAAGACATTGAAACAGGGtcccataatgtaataactataAGTAAAAAATAGATGAAATTGTCATGTAGGAAGCCAGCTGTGCTTGGACATGATGACGC
Protein-coding regions in this window:
- the pus3 gene encoding tRNA pseudouridine(38/39) synthase, which translates into the protein MSDDLIQRIKDLEGEVERLRSQLRLRSGAGDEMMAEPGPDEKTDCKPDGGTSRKRGKKASKERPFDFSAHPRRHVALRLAYLGWAYQGFAVQENTDNTVEARLFEALVKTRLIQDRQSSNYHRCGRTDKGVSAFSQVITIDLRSTQFGGGLGVTLPANVDASAKTKAVGSELPYGKMLNRVLPQDIRILDWAPVAEGFSARFDCQSRTYRYYFPRGALDVVLMADAAKSYEGTHDFRNLCKMDVGNGVLQFQRTILSASVKPVQPQHISSTDPYDLFIFEIKGLAFLYHQVRCMMAVLLLIGQKLETPEIIRQLLDVDSNPRKPQYSMAVDYPLVLHDCHFEGLSWQQEPEEVNHALATLQQHWTQSTVKTHVLHGMIQGLEAIGGMSSNHCWLIEGSRQRNYRPLLERPCCESLESRIDHFVKRGRLEREEGENGGEMVHRGKRSKHSHNAPSPPVALEVPSSKQSEDQKAEH